The following proteins are co-located in the Dyadobacter chenwenxiniae genome:
- a CDS encoding Txe/YoeB family addiction module toxin, with product MEIEFTQKAEIQLQYWKRSGNEAILKKIRSLISSILETPFDGIGKPEPLKHELSGYWSRRITDEHRLVYEIQSDKVIIIQCRFHYTK from the coding sequence ATGGAAATAGAGTTTACACAAAAAGCTGAAATACAACTTCAATATTGGAAAAGGTCGGGGAATGAGGCGATTTTAAAGAAAATCAGAAGTCTAATCAGTTCCATTCTGGAAACTCCTTTCGATGGAATTGGAAAGCCTGAGCCTTTAAAACATGAACTATCCGGCTACTGGTCGCGAAGGATTACGGATGAGCATAGGCTGGTCTATGAAATACAAAGCGACAAGGTTATCATCATTCAATGTCGCTTCCATTACACCAAATAA
- a CDS encoding arylsulfatase: MKNVIALICCLLVHLTGVELIAQTQASKTARPNIIFILADDLGYGDVGFNGQRHIKTPNIDRLAREGMIFNQFYAGTSVCAPSRSSLLTGQHTGHTFIRGNKSVSPEGQQPIADSVMTVAEILQKAGYVTGAFGKWGLGPVGSEGDPNKQGFNQFFGYNCQSLAHRYYPNHLWENDKKIVLEANKNLLYNKEYAPDLIQKKALSFMDSRDGKQPFFLFLPYILPHAELIVPDDSIFQSYKGKFEEKFHRGADYGSNAKSGGYASQEYPRATFAAMVTRLDMYVGQVLDKLKEKGLDKNTLVIFTSDNGPHVEGGADPKFFNSSGGFRGAKRDLYEGGVREPFAARWPGVIKPGSKSDYIGAFWDVLPTFTELANAPSPRNIDGISFTDALKGKPTQRKHDYLYWEFHEQGGRQAVRQGNWKAVRLKAAGNPDALVELYDLSKDPGETTNITLRFPEKAKELGQIMNKAHVSSALFPFGSLVTNE; the protein is encoded by the coding sequence ATGAAAAACGTTATTGCGCTGATTTGCTGCTTACTGGTTCATCTCACCGGAGTGGAATTAATCGCACAGACTCAGGCCTCAAAAACAGCTCGTCCCAATATTATTTTTATTCTTGCCGATGACCTCGGTTACGGGGATGTCGGATTTAATGGACAAAGGCACATTAAAACGCCTAACATTGACCGTCTGGCGCGGGAAGGGATGATTTTTAATCAGTTTTATGCAGGAACTTCTGTCTGTGCACCTTCCAGGTCTTCGTTACTAACAGGCCAGCACACAGGTCATACATTCATCAGAGGAAATAAAAGCGTTTCGCCGGAGGGCCAGCAACCTATTGCTGATTCTGTTATGACAGTTGCCGAAATTTTGCAAAAAGCTGGTTACGTTACCGGAGCATTTGGGAAGTGGGGGCTGGGCCCTGTCGGCTCGGAAGGAGATCCTAATAAACAGGGGTTTAATCAGTTTTTTGGCTATAACTGCCAAAGTCTTGCGCATCGCTATTACCCGAATCACCTTTGGGAAAACGATAAGAAAATAGTGCTCGAAGCCAATAAAAATCTGCTTTATAACAAAGAATACGCACCCGATCTCATCCAGAAAAAGGCATTGAGCTTTATGGATAGCCGCGATGGTAAGCAGCCATTTTTCCTGTTCCTGCCTTACATTCTGCCGCACGCCGAGTTAATCGTTCCGGATGACAGCATTTTCCAGTCTTACAAAGGCAAGTTTGAAGAGAAATTTCATCGCGGCGCAGATTATGGTTCCAATGCAAAAAGCGGCGGTTATGCGTCCCAGGAATATCCCCGGGCTACATTTGCTGCCATGGTCACACGCCTGGACATGTACGTAGGCCAGGTTTTAGATAAATTAAAAGAGAAAGGACTCGATAAAAATACGCTCGTTATTTTCACCAGCGACAATGGCCCGCACGTAGAAGGCGGCGCGGACCCGAAATTTTTCAACAGCAGCGGCGGTTTCCGTGGCGCGAAGCGCGATTTGTATGAAGGCGGAGTGAGGGAGCCATTTGCGGCACGCTGGCCGGGGGTTATTAAGCCAGGCTCAAAAAGCGATTATATAGGCGCATTCTGGGACGTCCTGCCCACATTTACGGAACTGGCTAACGCCCCGTCCCCACGTAACATTGACGGCATATCATTTACAGATGCTTTAAAGGGCAAGCCAACCCAAAGGAAGCATGATTACTTGTATTGGGAATTCCATGAACAGGGAGGCCGGCAAGCGGTCAGGCAAGGAAACTGGAAAGCGGTTAGGTTAAAAGCTGCTGGGAACCCGGATGCGCTGGTCGAATTGTATGACCTTTCCAAAGATCCGGGCGAAACCACCAATATCACCCTTCGATTCCCTGAAAAAGCCAAAGAACTCGGACAAATCATGAACAAGGCGCACGTTTCATCTGCATTGTTTCCGTTTGGAAGTCTGGTGACGAATGAGTGA
- a CDS encoding LacI family DNA-binding transcriptional regulator, whose translation MEKDNTYFGVKEIARRANVSIATVDRVIHNRTGVSEKTKRKINEIIKELDYQPNILASRLASRKIISLAVLLPKVSPETDFWEAPLKGIVRAQQEIKKYGVQVSTFLFDLNDHNSFNEQTKLILEGTFHGVLLAPSFVEEAREFARTCNKSKIPFTFIDSDIPDQENLAYIGPHLFQSGYVGAKLLTYRLKEKHKVLVVNISKDTDTYNYLQIEEGFRSYFKDHSLPGEIIRVDIKDTDNLSVTRDLKRILHTHEDIEAIFVTNSRVSAVASFLEKNKRGDISLIGYDFLKENVRYLNEGLIDFLICHKPEEQGYRGLMALYQTLVLGLPVEKVHFMPIDIITRENQAFYQN comes from the coding sequence ATGGAGAAAGACAATACTTATTTTGGCGTAAAGGAGATTGCGCGGCGTGCCAATGTTTCGATTGCCACGGTGGACAGGGTCATTCATAACCGCACCGGTGTTTCGGAAAAAACCAAAAGAAAGATCAATGAGATCATTAAAGAGCTTGATTATCAGCCTAATATACTGGCAAGCCGCTTAGCTTCACGAAAGATCATTTCGCTCGCTGTACTGCTTCCAAAGGTTTCCCCGGAGACCGATTTCTGGGAAGCGCCGCTTAAAGGAATCGTTCGTGCGCAGCAGGAAATCAAAAAATACGGCGTCCAGGTCAGCACATTCCTTTTCGATTTGAATGATCACAATTCTTTCAATGAACAAACAAAATTAATTCTGGAAGGCACCTTTCACGGTGTTTTGCTGGCGCCTTCTTTTGTGGAGGAAGCCCGCGAGTTTGCCAGGACTTGTAACAAATCGAAGATTCCTTTTACATTCATCGATTCGGACATTCCGGATCAGGAGAATTTGGCCTATATCGGCCCTCATTTGTTCCAAAGCGGATATGTAGGCGCAAAGTTGCTGACTTACCGGCTGAAAGAAAAGCACAAAGTGCTGGTTGTCAATATTTCAAAAGACACGGATACTTATAATTATCTGCAAATAGAAGAGGGTTTTCGTTCGTATTTCAAGGATCACAGCCTGCCGGGTGAAATTATTCGTGTGGACATTAAGGATACGGACAACCTTTCCGTGACGCGCGACCTCAAACGCATCCTGCATACACATGAAGACATTGAAGCGATTTTTGTGACTAACTCGCGTGTCTCCGCTGTAGCCTCGTTTCTTGAAAAAAACAAGCGCGGAGACATTTCCCTGATCGGTTATGACTTCCTTAAAGAGAATGTCCGCTATCTGAATGAAGGACTCATAGATTTTCTGATCTGCCACAAACCCGAGGAGCAAGGTTACCGCGGATTAATGGCGTTATATCAGACCCTGGTGCTCGGATTGCCCGTGGAGAAGGTGCATTTTATGCCCATTGATATCATTACGAGGGAGAACCAGGCATTTTATCAAAATTGA
- a CDS encoding Gfo/Idh/MocA family protein encodes MHLSRRNFILQSVATGAGLGLLDYLPAFSKPADGKRVGIIGLDTSHSIAFTKALNADQPDPVYDGYKVTAAYPYGSKDIESSTKRIPGYIDEVKKMGVKIAGSIQDLLAETDVILLETNDGRLHLEQALEVFKAGKRMFIDKPVAGSLSDAIAIYNAAEKYKIPVFSASSLRYIKGLENIDKTKVLGADTYSPAVLEKTHPDFFWYGVHGVETLYTVMGTGCKSVTRVSTPNTDIVVGIWGDGRTGTFRGTRTGKHDYGGTVFTEDGNKVLGPYAGYEPLLVDIIKYFKTGEMPVTPQETIEIFAFMEAADESKRQGGKSVTLETVLNKAKKGGK; translated from the coding sequence ATGCATCTGAGCAGAAGGAACTTCATTCTCCAATCCGTCGCAACCGGCGCGGGATTGGGATTACTGGATTATTTACCTGCATTTTCCAAACCAGCTGATGGTAAAAGAGTTGGCATTATCGGCCTGGACACCTCTCACAGCATTGCTTTTACCAAAGCATTAAATGCAGATCAGCCGGATCCTGTTTATGATGGCTACAAAGTCACTGCTGCGTATCCCTATGGAAGCAAGGACATCGAATCCAGCACGAAACGCATTCCCGGATACATTGATGAAGTAAAGAAAATGGGTGTGAAAATCGCAGGCTCAATTCAGGACCTGCTGGCCGAAACCGATGTTATCCTTTTAGAAACCAATGATGGCCGCCTGCATTTGGAACAAGCACTCGAAGTTTTCAAAGCAGGCAAAAGAATGTTTATCGACAAACCCGTAGCCGGCTCGTTATCAGACGCAATTGCAATTTATAATGCTGCCGAAAAATATAAGATTCCTGTTTTCTCCGCATCTTCTTTGCGCTATATTAAAGGACTCGAAAATATAGACAAAACCAAGGTTTTAGGCGCGGACACATACAGCCCGGCGGTTCTGGAAAAAACCCATCCTGATTTTTTTTGGTATGGCGTTCATGGGGTCGAGACGCTTTACACCGTCATGGGAACGGGTTGCAAAAGCGTCACACGTGTGAGCACGCCTAACACGGACATCGTAGTGGGCATCTGGGGCGACGGACGCACCGGCACATTCCGGGGGACGCGAACTGGAAAGCACGATTACGGTGGGACGGTTTTCACGGAGGACGGCAACAAGGTTTTGGGACCTTATGCCGGTTATGAGCCGCTTTTGGTGGATATTATTAAATATTTCAAAACGGGTGAAATGCCCGTGACGCCGCAGGAAACAATAGAAATTTTTGCATTTATGGAAGCCGCCGACGAAAGCAAGCGGCAAGGCGGAAAAAGCGTAACATTGGAAACTGTGCTTAATAAAGCAAAGAAGGGTGGCAAATAA
- a CDS encoding Gfo/Idh/MocA family protein, with the protein MKNIPNERRDFLKKTLAGSALLTVGGILPGFSPKSYAKIIGANEKVRVGVMGVNSRGLALSSNYALQPNCEVVSISDVDSRAAEKCINAVNDIQKSKPANTPDFRKALENKDMDALVIAAPDHWHAPAAILASKAGKHVYLEKPCSHNPNEGEMLIAAAKKYKNVIQMGNQRRSWPNVMAAIKEVHSGAIGRPYFVKGWYTNNRASIGVGKETAVPSWLDYELWQGPAPRRAYKDNLVHYNWHWLWNWGTGEALNNGTHMLDLMRWGLQVEYPNRVTSSGGRFRYKDDWETPDTQVINLEFDNNTAMTWEGRSCNGRTIEGSSVGVVFYGENGSLQIGEGNTYTIYGLDNKVVKEVKNDFVIDPRNKMNPSQGLDALHIQNFFDAIKKGTPLASEIVGGHQSTLLAQLGNIAFRSGGTLNVDSSNGHIKNNKEAEKLWKREYQKGWEPTV; encoded by the coding sequence ATGAAAAATATTCCTAACGAAAGACGAGACTTTTTAAAGAAGACGCTGGCAGGAAGTGCATTGCTCACTGTGGGTGGCATTTTGCCGGGTTTCAGTCCTAAAAGTTATGCGAAGATTATTGGGGCCAATGAAAAAGTACGCGTGGGCGTCATGGGCGTGAACAGCCGTGGATTGGCGCTTTCTTCTAACTATGCACTGCAGCCCAACTGCGAGGTCGTTTCGATCTCCGATGTGGATTCCAGAGCGGCGGAAAAATGCATCAATGCGGTTAACGACATTCAAAAATCCAAGCCTGCAAATACACCTGATTTCCGGAAGGCGCTGGAAAATAAGGATATGGACGCATTGGTAATCGCTGCACCCGATCACTGGCATGCACCGGCGGCTATTTTAGCTTCTAAGGCCGGTAAGCATGTTTATCTTGAAAAACCTTGCAGCCACAACCCCAACGAAGGCGAAATGTTGATCGCGGCAGCCAAAAAATACAAGAATGTAATTCAAATGGGCAACCAGCGCCGTTCGTGGCCGAATGTAATGGCTGCGATTAAAGAGGTGCATAGCGGTGCCATTGGTCGTCCATATTTTGTGAAAGGCTGGTATACCAATAACAGGGCGTCTATTGGCGTTGGAAAGGAGACTGCCGTTCCGTCGTGGCTGGATTACGAATTATGGCAAGGACCTGCACCGCGCCGGGCTTATAAGGACAATCTGGTACATTACAACTGGCACTGGCTCTGGAACTGGGGAACCGGCGAAGCACTCAATAACGGCACGCACATGCTGGACTTGATGCGTTGGGGATTGCAGGTTGAGTATCCCAATCGCGTCACCTCTTCGGGTGGACGTTTCCGCTATAAAGATGACTGGGAAACACCTGATACGCAGGTTATTAATCTTGAATTTGATAATAACACCGCCATGACCTGGGAAGGAAGAAGCTGTAACGGCCGGACAATTGAAGGCAGCAGCGTGGGTGTGGTTTTCTACGGTGAAAATGGCTCACTGCAAATTGGTGAAGGCAACACTTACACGATTTACGGACTGGATAACAAGGTTGTTAAGGAGGTAAAAAATGACTTTGTGATTGACCCAAGAAATAAAATGAATCCTTCGCAGGGACTTGACGCATTGCACATTCAGAATTTCTTTGATGCTATTAAAAAAGGGACTCCCTTAGCTTCTGAGATTGTCGGCGGGCATCAAAGCACGCTGCTGGCGCAACTAGGCAACATTGCCTTCCGCTCCGGTGGAACATTAAATGTGGACTCTTCAAATGGACACATTAAAAACAACAAAGAGGCCGAAAAACTCTGGAAAAGAGAATATCAAAAAGGCTGGGAACCGACTGTTTAA
- a CDS encoding sugar MFS transporter, with translation MKSASVAIKVEDLSKRETMISIFLIGLMFFIFGFVSWVNSILIPYFKIACELTSFQAYLVAFAFYIAYFVMSVPSSYLLRAVGFKKGMMFGFWSMALGAFIFVPAAMSRTYEIFLLGLFTIGIGLAILQTAANPYITILGAKERAAQRISIMGICNKAAGILSPIVFAAVILRPTDTAMFQQLSSMTDMERSAALDELIRRVINPYIGLGSFLFILGFLVYKSPLPEIDTEHESEVLATANAGKTSIFQFPHLILGAIAIFLHVGTQVIAIDTIIGYANSMGIDLLEAKVFPSYTLFCTICGYLIGITVIPKYISQVTALRICTLLGTIFTLLIIFAKGEIHFLGHAADISIWFVVLLGLANSLVWAGIWPLALDDLGRFTKLGASIMIMGLCGNAIMPLFYGYFADTLDVRQAYWVLLPCYLYLVFYAVKGHKLRRWR, from the coding sequence ATGAAAAGTGCTTCTGTTGCAATCAAAGTTGAAGATCTTTCGAAGCGGGAAACAATGATCTCGATCTTTTTGATCGGGCTAATGTTCTTCATTTTCGGCTTTGTTTCCTGGGTGAATTCCATCCTCATCCCTTATTTCAAAATCGCTTGCGAGCTTACGAGTTTTCAGGCTTACCTGGTCGCATTTGCGTTTTATATCGCTTACTTCGTCATGTCGGTGCCTTCTTCCTACTTGCTGAGAGCGGTGGGTTTTAAGAAAGGGATGATGTTTGGATTTTGGTCGATGGCTTTGGGTGCATTCATTTTTGTGCCCGCCGCCATGTCTCGAACCTATGAGATTTTCCTGCTTGGGTTGTTCACCATTGGCATTGGTTTGGCTATTTTACAAACTGCCGCTAATCCTTACATTACCATTTTAGGAGCAAAGGAACGCGCAGCCCAACGCATCAGCATCATGGGAATTTGCAACAAAGCAGCCGGCATTTTATCGCCAATCGTTTTTGCAGCCGTCATCCTCCGCCCTACCGACACGGCCATGTTCCAACAACTAAGCTCGATGACGGACATGGAGCGCAGCGCAGCGTTGGACGAGCTGATTCGCAGGGTAATCAATCCATATATTGGCCTTGGAAGCTTTCTTTTCATCCTTGGTTTTTTGGTTTACAAATCGCCCTTGCCGGAAATTGATACGGAACATGAAAGTGAGGTGTTGGCAACTGCCAATGCAGGCAAAACTAGCATTTTCCAGTTCCCGCATTTGATTCTGGGCGCAATAGCGATCTTTTTGCACGTAGGAACGCAGGTGATTGCCATTGACACTATTATTGGTTATGCCAATTCAATGGGCATTGATCTGCTGGAAGCCAAGGTTTTTCCTTCCTACACGCTCTTCTGCACCATTTGCGGGTATTTGATTGGAATAACCGTCATTCCCAAATACATCAGTCAGGTTACTGCGCTCAGGATCTGCACATTGCTGGGGACGATTTTTACATTGCTGATCATTTTTGCAAAAGGAGAAATTCACTTTTTGGGGCATGCGGCAGACATTTCGATTTGGTTTGTGGTGTTGCTGGGGTTGGCTAATTCGCTGGTTTGGGCGGGCATATGGCCCTTGGCACTGGATGATCTGGGCCGGTTTACCAAGCTTGGCGCTTCGATTATGATTATGGGACTTTGCGGAAATGCCATTATGCCGCTTTTTTACGGGTATTTCGCCGACACACTGGATGTCAGACAGGCTTACTGGGTGCTGCTGCCATGCTATTTATATCTGGTTTTCTATGCGGTGAAGGGGCATAAGCTGAGGAGATGGCGATAA